Proteins encoded by one window of Deltaproteobacteria bacterium CG2_30_66_27:
- a CDS encoding twitching motility protein PilT, with protein MKEAPVPGDRHVRLFKNGRNQALRIPREFELPGNEAILRREGNSLVIDPVQRRSLLALLATWESFKEDFPEIGDLPPEPVDL; from the coding sequence ATGAAGGAGGCTCCCGTGCCCGGCGACCGCCATGTGCGTCTGTTCAAGAACGGCCGGAACCAGGCGTTACGCATTCCCCGCGAGTTCGAATTGCCGGGCAATGAAGCCATCTTGCGCAGGGAAGGAAACAGCTTGGTCATCGATCCGGTTCAGCGTCGTTCCCTGCTGGCGTTGCTGGCCACTTGGGAGTCCTTCAAAGAGGATTTCCCGGAAATCGGGGATTTGCCGCCCGAACCTGTCGATCTTTGA
- a CDS encoding addiction module antidote protein, HigA family has product MTRKVLPPIHPGEILMEEFLIPMGISQYRLAKDIGVSARRVNEIVHGKRAISADTALRLSRYFGMSERFWINLQGRYDIEVGKDLLADRLDREVRPRTASCSRAS; this is encoded by the coding sequence ATGACGAGAAAGGTATTGCCGCCGATCCACCCCGGCGAAATCCTTATGGAAGAGTTCCTTATCCCGATGGGGATCAGTCAGTACAGGCTCGCGAAGGACATCGGCGTCTCCGCGCGCCGCGTCAATGAGATCGTCCATGGAAAGCGCGCGATCAGCGCCGACACGGCCTTGCGGCTGTCGCGTTACTTCGGGATGTCGGAGCGGTTCTGGATCAATCTGCAGGGACGGTACGACATCGAGGTGGGGAAAGACCTGTTGGCCGACCGTCTCGACCGCGAGGTGCGCCCCCGTACTGCAAGCTGTTCAAGAGCCTCATGA
- a CDS encoding plasmid maintenance system killer family protein: MIRSFRCKETEGLFGRRFSRRLPGDVQRVAQRKLEILDAAEMLEDLRIPPANRLEKLHGKREGQYSIRINDQWRLCFVWREGNAYDVEIADYH; this comes from the coding sequence ATGATCCGAAGCTTCCGATGCAAGGAAACGGAGGGACTGTTCGGGCGCCGGTTTTCCAGGAGGTTGCCCGGGGATGTCCAACGGGTCGCGCAAAGAAAGCTCGAGATCCTGGATGCCGCCGAGATGTTGGAGGATCTGCGGATTCCTCCCGCCAACCGCCTTGAAAAGCTCCACGGGAAGCGGGAAGGGCAGTATTCGATCCGGATCAACGATCAGTGGCGGCTCTGTTTCGTCTGGCGGGAAGGCAACGCGTACGACGTGGAGATCGCGGATTACCATTAG
- a CDS encoding ATPase produces the protein MIHRNLTDNLRAALSDSPVVLLNGARQTGKSTLVQALLRSGHQAHYVTLDDVSVLAAVRHDPAGFLAGQSGPVVIDEVQRAPELFVAIKAEVDRNRQPGRFLLTGSANVLLLPALSESLAGRMEILTLWPFSRGELAGVKEAFVDGLFAPILPSYAPDGGGRDGLYSGILRGGYPEAVSRTAATRRRAWFASYLTTILQRDVRDLANIEGLTALPRLLALLATRATATVNYAELSRTAAIPQSTLKRYLVLLEATYLIRHIPAWSGNPGKRLVKAAKLVLTDSGLMAHLLGIGEERPDDPRRGPLFENYVAMELVKQCSWSGRSLPRLFHYRTQSGQEVDLVLEDAASRIVGVEVKTRSRLGAGDFAGLRHLAEAVGDRFVRGVVMYTGTEAIPFGRDLWAMPMDALWRPA, from the coding sequence ATGATCCATCGCAACCTGACCGACAACCTGCGGGCCGCCCTTTCCGACAGCCCCGTCGTGCTGCTCAACGGCGCCCGGCAGACCGGCAAAAGCACCTTGGTGCAGGCGCTGCTCAGGAGCGGACATCAGGCGCACTACGTCACGCTGGACGACGTGTCGGTCCTGGCCGCGGTGCGGCACGACCCCGCGGGCTTTCTTGCCGGCCAGTCCGGTCCGGTCGTCATCGACGAAGTGCAGCGCGCCCCGGAACTGTTTGTCGCCATCAAGGCGGAAGTCGATCGGAACCGGCAGCCGGGCCGGTTTCTGCTGACCGGCTCGGCCAACGTCCTTCTCCTGCCCGCCCTGTCCGAATCGCTGGCCGGGAGAATGGAGATATTGACCCTCTGGCCCTTTTCCCGGGGGGAGTTGGCCGGAGTCAAAGAAGCCTTCGTCGATGGACTGTTCGCTCCCATCCTGCCGTCCTATGCGCCGGACGGGGGTGGGCGGGACGGGCTTTATTCCGGCATCCTCCGCGGCGGGTATCCCGAGGCCGTGAGCCGAACCGCGGCGACGCGGCGACGGGCGTGGTTCGCCTCCTACCTGACGACCATCCTCCAGCGCGATGTCCGCGACCTGGCCAATATCGAGGGGCTGACCGCCCTGCCACGGCTGTTGGCGCTGCTGGCGACTCGCGCCACGGCCACGGTCAACTATGCGGAATTGTCCCGCACCGCCGCCATCCCTCAAAGCACGCTCAAGCGCTACCTGGTGCTTCTGGAGGCGACCTACCTCATCCGGCACATCCCCGCCTGGTCGGGGAATCCGGGCAAGCGGCTGGTCAAGGCGGCCAAGCTGGTCCTCACGGACAGCGGTTTGATGGCTCATTTGCTCGGCATCGGCGAAGAGCGGCCGGACGACCCGCGGCGCGGGCCGCTGTTTGAAAATTACGTCGCCATGGAACTGGTCAAGCAGTGCTCCTGGAGCGGTCGGTCCCTGCCACGTCTCTTCCACTACCGGACGCAGTCCGGGCAGGAAGTGGACCTGGTGCTGGAGGATGCGGCGAGCCGGATCGTCGGGGTGGAGGTCAAGACCCGCAGCCGTCTCGGTGCCGGTGATTTCGCGGGGCTCCGGCATCTTGCGGAGGCCGTCGGTGACCGGTTTGTCCGAGGGGTTGTGATGTACACCGGCACCGAGGCCATTCCCTTCGGCAGGGACCTGTGGGCGATGCCGATGGACGCCCTCTGGCGACCGGCTTGA
- a CDS encoding prevent-host-death protein — protein sequence MIRKATAMKVRQNLGELLNEVQYRGDSILVTKGGKPVAALVDIDLFQKIRLLDTEFDRLTAELAKTYEGADPETATKEIDEAVKAARRS from the coding sequence ATGATCCGAAAAGCGACGGCCATGAAGGTTCGCCAGAACTTGGGGGAACTGCTGAACGAAGTTCAATATCGCGGTGATTCCATCCTGGTCACCAAAGGGGGCAAGCCCGTGGCTGCCTTGGTCGACATCGACCTGTTCCAGAAGATTCGTCTGCTGGACACGGAGTTCGACCGGTTGACGGCGGAGTTGGCAAAAACCTACGAAGGCGCCGATCCGGAGACCGCCACGAAGGAAATCGACGAAGCCGTAAAGGCCGCACGGCGATCGTGA
- a CDS encoding CopG family transcriptional regulator, whose amino-acid sequence MVRTQIQLTERQARELKRMAAREGVSMAEVIRNAVDAKIREGVSGLPWEERIRRAMAVMGKFHSGLNDVSGRHDHYLAEAFDDR is encoded by the coding sequence ATGGTCCGGACACAGATCCAGTTGACGGAGCGGCAGGCACGGGAATTGAAAAGGATGGCCGCCAGGGAGGGTGTATCGATGGCGGAGGTCATCCGCAACGCCGTGGACGCGAAGATCCGCGAGGGGGTGTCCGGTCTCCCCTGGGAGGAACGGATCCGCCGGGCGATGGCGGTGATGGGAAAATTCCATTCGGGGTTGAACGACGTGTCGGGGAGACACGACCATTACCTGGCGGAAGCGTTCGACGACAGATGA
- a CDS encoding VapC toxin family PIN domain ribonuclease, with product MAGHSYLLDTNILSDLIKHPSGTVARRIAAVGEDAVCTSIVVACELRYGAAKKGSPALSGKIGQLLETIEVLPLEDDSDQKYGEIRTTLERAGTPIGANDYMIAAHTLSLGFTLVTDNLGEFSRVAGLKVENWLEN from the coding sequence ATGGCCGGCCATAGCTACCTGCTGGATACCAATATCCTGTCCGACCTCATCAAGCATCCGTCGGGAACCGTCGCCCGCCGCATCGCCGCCGTCGGCGAAGACGCGGTTTGTACCAGTATCGTAGTCGCTTGCGAACTGCGCTATGGCGCCGCGAAGAAGGGATCGCCCGCCCTGTCCGGGAAAATCGGACAATTGCTGGAAACCATCGAGGTTCTCCCCCTCGAGGATGATTCCGACCAAAAGTATGGCGAAATCCGCACGACACTGGAGAGAGCCGGCACACCGATCGGCGCGAACGACTATATGATCGCAGCCCACACTCTGTCACTTGGATTCACGCTGGTTACGGATAACCTGGGGGAGTTCTCCAGAGTCGCTGGTCTCAAGGTCGAAAACTGGTTGGAAAACTGA
- a CDS encoding AbrB family transcriptional regulator yields MQTTISTKYQIVIPSEVRKRLRLKPRQKLTVLEKGGVLYLIPEGPLKDLRGVAPMAPAEGFRDKEDRH; encoded by the coding sequence GTGCAGACGACGATCTCGACCAAATACCAGATTGTCATTCCCAGCGAGGTCCGCAAGCGGCTCCGGCTCAAGCCGCGCCAGAAACTCACCGTTCTGGAAAAAGGGGGGGTTCTCTATCTCATCCCGGAGGGCCCGCTGAAGGATCTCCGGGGGGTTGCCCCCATGGCGCCGGCGGAAGGATTCCGGGACAAGGAAGATCGGCATTGA
- a CDS encoding putative toxin-antitoxin system toxin component, PIN family, producing MLPDSVPGRIVAAWRAAQFDLAMSEPLLDEIGRVLSYPKIRRRLRWGQDEIARFLLLLRFKADIVDITGKKASVPRDPGDDPVLATLLAAGADCLVSGDGDLLALRDRFPIQTPAEFARRLK from the coding sequence ATGCTCCCTGACAGCGTTCCGGGGCGGATCGTTGCGGCATGGCGGGCCGCCCAATTCGACTTGGCGATGTCGGAACCCCTGCTCGACGAAATCGGGAGAGTCCTTTCGTACCCGAAGATCCGGAGGCGCCTCCGGTGGGGCCAGGACGAGATCGCCCGTTTCCTGCTCCTCCTCCGGTTCAAGGCCGACATCGTCGATATCACGGGGAAAAAGGCAAGCGTGCCCCGCGATCCCGGGGACGATCCGGTCCTTGCCACGTTGCTCGCCGCGGGTGCGGATTGCCTTGTGAGCGGTGACGGCGATTTGCTTGCCCTGCGCGACCGGTTTCCGATCCAGACGCCTGCCGAGTTCGCCCGCCGCCTGAAATAG
- a CDS encoding VapC toxin family PIN domain ribonuclease, with product MIFVDTSAFYALLDGDDAEHPRALKVWEGTPPGEGDLATTNYVVLESMALLQSRLGMPAVRVFRDAILPLARIEWIDEVVHAQAVAAFIAADRRGLSLVDLSSFETMRRLGMRAAFTFDRHFRQYGFQTVP from the coding sequence ATGATCTTCGTGGACACATCCGCGTTCTACGCGCTTCTCGACGGAGACGATGCGGAGCACCCCCGCGCATTGAAGGTATGGGAGGGGACGCCGCCCGGCGAAGGCGATCTCGCGACGACGAATTACGTCGTGCTCGAGTCGATGGCGCTGCTGCAGTCCCGGCTCGGCATGCCCGCCGTACGGGTTTTCCGGGATGCGATTCTTCCATTGGCGCGCATCGAATGGATCGACGAGGTCGTCCATGCGCAGGCGGTTGCCGCATTCATCGCCGCCGACCGTCGGGGGTTGAGCCTGGTCGACCTGTCCAGTTTTGAAACGATGCGGCGGTTGGGAATGCGGGCCGCTTTTACGTTCGACCGGCACTTCCGCCAGTACGGCTTCCAAACCGTTCCATAA
- a CDS encoding DNA-binding protein, translated as MTIPMERVENRILTIRGRRVMLDADLAELYGVPTKRLNEAVRRNAARFPEDFMFQLTVDEAETLRSQFATSNGRGGRRYIPYVFTELGVAMLSSVLNSERAVQVNIAIMRAFVRLRELAASHKDVLRRLDEMEGKVDRQFKVVFDAIRALMAPPKIPRRRIGY; from the coding sequence ATGACCATACCTATGGAACGAGTGGAAAACCGGATACTGACGATTCGCGGGCGCCGGGTAATGTTGGACGCCGACCTCGCCGAACTCTACGGTGTCCCGACAAAGAGGTTGAACGAGGCGGTCCGAAGAAACGCAGCACGGTTTCCGGAGGACTTCATGTTCCAGCTGACGGTCGATGAGGCGGAAACTTTGAGGTCGCAATTTGCGACCTCAAACGGACGAGGGGGACGCCGGTATATTCCGTACGTCTTTACGGAGCTGGGCGTGGCGATGCTCTCCTCCGTACTGAACAGTGAAAGAGCTGTACAGGTCAACATCGCCATCATGCGGGCGTTCGTCCGGCTTCGGGAGTTGGCCGCCTCCCATAAGGACGTACTCCGGCGGCTGGATGAGATGGAAGGGAAGGTTGACCGGCAATTCAAGGTCGTGTTCGACGCCATCCGCGCCCTGATGGCGCCGCCGAAGATCCCACGAAGGCGAATCGGGTATTGA
- a CDS encoding transcriptional regulator, producing MRKQDFDKLIGSVKQAGKIRRGEMNASRIFKFAPADIKAIRGRLGKSQSEFALLIGVSVSTLRNWEQGRRIPEGPARALLQVAAENPEAVAEALG from the coding sequence ATGAGAAAGCAGGATTTCGACAAACTGATCGGGAGCGTCAAGCAGGCCGGAAAGATTCGGCGGGGCGAGATGAATGCCTCTCGCATTTTCAAATTTGCTCCAGCCGATATCAAGGCGATCCGCGGTCGTCTCGGAAAATCGCAGAGCGAATTCGCCCTGTTGATCGGTGTGAGCGTTTCCACCCTTCGGAATTGGGAACAGGGTCGTCGCATCCCCGAGGGACCTGCCCGTGCCTTGCTGCAGGTGGCCGCCGAAAATCCTGAAGCTGTTGCAGAGGCATTGGGATAG
- a CDS encoding AbrB family transcriptional regulator, with protein MPAATLTSKGQLVVPKSIRDRMGLHPGDRLDFVVLDDGNVLMRPATEDVSLLKGLLRRPGRAPVSVEEMNRILRQRGARGR; from the coding sequence ATGCCTGCCGCGACGCTGACCAGCAAGGGGCAGTTGGTCGTTCCGAAATCCATCCGGGACCGGATGGGGCTTCACCCGGGCGACCGGCTCGATTTCGTTGTGCTGGACGATGGAAACGTGCTGATGCGGCCCGCGACCGAGGACGTGAGTCTGCTGAAAGGTCTTCTGCGACGGCCGGGAAGAGCGCCGGTAAGCGTCGAGGAGATGAATCGGATCCTCCGGCAACGGGGGGCAAGGGGAAGGTGA
- a CDS encoding AAA family ATPase: MLRDILLVQKRELETRLQEPYVERKVSRPPDLHDDLIKVITGPRRSGKSFYAVHLLRQTGSFGYVNFDDERFSALGDYDRIVSAVNSIYDNPRYLLLDEIQNLPRWELFVNRLQRQGFRLLITGSNANLLSSELATHLTGRHTVIVLFPFSFEEYLATSGVERTAEETAAALEMYAEQGGYPEPLLKRIDRRDYLHTLIQSILYKDIIRRFRIRSVQGMDDLALYLMSNIAREYSFNTLSKVTRCRSVHTVEKYIRHLQEAFLFFPLKRFSYKVKTQASHSKKIYCTDNGLAVAEGFRFSADRGALYENLVAVALRKREIGGALSVFFWKNPQNEEVDFVVKEGLRITRLIQVCSDISNPKTLKREMRSLIKASRELNCEELLLLNPREARTETITWQNAERQIRLVPLWQWLLENS; this comes from the coding sequence ATATTGAGAGATATCCTCCTTGTCCAAAAAAGGGAACTTGAAACCCGCCTGCAGGAGCCCTATGTCGAGCGGAAGGTATCCAGGCCTCCGGATCTCCACGATGATCTGATCAAGGTCATCACCGGTCCGAGGCGATCGGGTAAATCCTTCTACGCCGTTCATCTGCTGCGCCAGACCGGTTCTTTCGGCTACGTCAACTTCGATGATGAGCGGTTTTCCGCGCTTGGCGACTATGATCGGATCGTGAGCGCCGTAAACAGCATCTATGACAATCCCCGCTATCTGCTTCTTGACGAAATCCAGAATCTCCCCCGGTGGGAGCTGTTTGTCAACCGCCTGCAACGACAGGGATTCCGCCTTCTCATTACGGGGAGCAACGCCAATCTGCTGAGTTCGGAGCTGGCCACGCACCTGACGGGCCGGCACACCGTCATCGTCCTTTTCCCCTTTTCTTTTGAAGAATACCTGGCGACTTCCGGTGTGGAACGGACGGCGGAGGAGACGGCGGCCGCCCTCGAGATGTACGCGGAACAAGGGGGCTATCCGGAGCCGCTGCTCAAGAGGATCGACCGGCGCGATTATCTGCACACCCTGATCCAGTCCATCCTCTACAAAGACATCATCCGCCGCTTCCGGATCCGTTCGGTTCAGGGCATGGACGATTTGGCCCTGTATCTGATGTCCAATATCGCCCGGGAGTACTCGTTCAATACCCTGTCCAAGGTGACCCGCTGCCGCAGCGTTCATACCGTTGAGAAGTATATCCGCCATCTTCAGGAGGCGTTCCTGTTTTTCCCGCTGAAGCGGTTCTCGTACAAGGTGAAAACACAGGCAAGCCACAGCAAGAAAATCTACTGTACGGATAACGGCCTGGCGGTGGCTGAGGGGTTTCGTTTCAGCGCGGACCGGGGGGCGCTATATGAAAATCTGGTGGCCGTTGCTCTCAGGAAAAGGGAAATCGGCGGCGCCCTTTCCGTTTTCTTCTGGAAAAACCCGCAAAATGAAGAGGTGGATTTTGTGGTGAAGGAAGGCTTGCGGATCACCCGGTTGATTCAGGTTTGCTCGGATATTTCGAATCCGAAAACCCTGAAGAGGGAGATGCGGTCCCTGATCAAGGCGTCCCGGGAGTTGAATTGCGAGGAACTGCTTCTCCTGAATCCCCGGGAGGCCCGGACGGAAACGATCACTTGGCAGAATGCAGAGCGACAAATCCGGCTCGTGCCGCTTTGGCAGTGGCTCCTTGAAAATTCGTGA